A genomic segment from Chrysemys picta bellii isolate R12L10 chromosome 11, ASM1138683v2, whole genome shotgun sequence encodes:
- the PLEKHA3 gene encoding pleckstrin homology domain-containing family A member 3 isoform X1, whose protein sequence is MRIRAFHLRVGMISGWQPRWFVLDNGILSYYDSQDDVCKGSKGSIKMAVCEIKVHPTDNTRMELIIAGEQHFYMKAVNAAERQRWLVALGSSKACLTDTRTKKEKEISETNESLKTKMSELRLYCDLLMQQVHTIQEFVHHDESRSSPSIENMNEASSLLSATCNTFITTLEECVKIANAKFKPEMFQLPHPDPLVSPVSPSPIQMMKRSISHPGTYSSGSSNATKEPISSLHRLSQRRRRTYSDTESYNDIPLEDTERPAHCSRSALNGHLAPSTIPEENRSVSKKRPELEETLPSSSS, encoded by the exons ATGAGGATACGTGCATTTCATCTGCGAGTTGGGATGATCTCAG GTTGGCAGCCTCGCTGGTTTGTTTTAGACAATGGAATATTGTCCTACTATGATTCACAAGATGATGTTTGCAAAGGCAGTAAAGGAAGCATAAAGATGGCAGTATGTGAAATTAAAG TTCATCCAACAGACAACACAAGAATGGAGTTAATCATCGCAGGGGAACAGCATTTTTATATGAAAGCAGTTAATGCAGCTGAGAGGCAGAGATGGCTGGTAGCACTGGGTAGTTCTAAAGCCTGTTTGACAGACAccagaacaaaaaaagaaaaag aaATTAGTGAAACCAATGAATCTCTTAAAACCAAAATGTCCGAACTTCGCCTCTACTGTGATCTCTTAATGCAGCAAGTTCATACAATACAAGAATTTGTTCACCATGATGAGAGTCGCTCATCTCCCAGCATTGAG AACATGAATGAAGCCTCCTCCTTGCTCAGTGCCACATGTAACACATTTATTACAACACTTGAAGAATGTGTGAAGATAGCTAATGCCAAGTTTAAGCCAGAGATGTTTCAACTGCCTCATCCTGATCCCTTAGTTTCTCCTGTGTCACCTTCACCTATTCAAATG ATGAAACGCTCCATTAGCCATCCTGGTACATACAGTTCAGGGAG TAGTAACGCCACAAAAGAACCAATTTCTTCACTCCACCGGTTATCCCAACGACGCAGAAGAACATACTCCGATACAGAATCCTATAATGATATTCCTCTTGAAGATACAGAGA GACCTGCTCACTGTTCCAGAAGTGCTCTCAATGGACACTTGGCACCATCAACCATTCCTGAAGAAAACAGATCAGTTTCAAAGAAAAGACCTGAATTGGAAGAGACTCTTCCATCCTCTTCTTCCTGA
- the PLEKHA3 gene encoding pleckstrin homology domain-containing family A member 3 isoform X2: MEGVLYKWTNYLTGWQPRWFVLDNGILSYYDSQDDVCKGSKGSIKMAVCEIKVHPTDNTRMELIIAGEQHFYMKAVNAAERQRWLVALGSSKACLTDTRTKKEKEISETNESLKTKMSELRLYCDLLMQQVHTIQEFVHHDESRSSPSIENMNEASSLLSATCNTFITTLEECVKIANAKFKPEMFQLPHPDPLVSPVSPSPIQMMKRSISHPGTYSSGSSNATKEPISSLHRLSQRRRRTYSDTESYNDIPLEDTERPAHCSRSALNGHLAPSTIPEENRSVSKKRPELEETLPSSSS; this comes from the exons GTTGGCAGCCTCGCTGGTTTGTTTTAGACAATGGAATATTGTCCTACTATGATTCACAAGATGATGTTTGCAAAGGCAGTAAAGGAAGCATAAAGATGGCAGTATGTGAAATTAAAG TTCATCCAACAGACAACACAAGAATGGAGTTAATCATCGCAGGGGAACAGCATTTTTATATGAAAGCAGTTAATGCAGCTGAGAGGCAGAGATGGCTGGTAGCACTGGGTAGTTCTAAAGCCTGTTTGACAGACAccagaacaaaaaaagaaaaag aaATTAGTGAAACCAATGAATCTCTTAAAACCAAAATGTCCGAACTTCGCCTCTACTGTGATCTCTTAATGCAGCAAGTTCATACAATACAAGAATTTGTTCACCATGATGAGAGTCGCTCATCTCCCAGCATTGAG AACATGAATGAAGCCTCCTCCTTGCTCAGTGCCACATGTAACACATTTATTACAACACTTGAAGAATGTGTGAAGATAGCTAATGCCAAGTTTAAGCCAGAGATGTTTCAACTGCCTCATCCTGATCCCTTAGTTTCTCCTGTGTCACCTTCACCTATTCAAATG ATGAAACGCTCCATTAGCCATCCTGGTACATACAGTTCAGGGAG TAGTAACGCCACAAAAGAACCAATTTCTTCACTCCACCGGTTATCCCAACGACGCAGAAGAACATACTCCGATACAGAATCCTATAATGATATTCCTCTTGAAGATACAGAGA GACCTGCTCACTGTTCCAGAAGTGCTCTCAATGGACACTTGGCACCATCAACCATTCCTGAAGAAAACAGATCAGTTTCAAAGAAAAGACCTGAATTGGAAGAGACTCTTCCATCCTCTTCTTCCTGA
- the PLEKHA3 gene encoding pleckstrin homology domain-containing family A member 3 isoform X3, whose product MAVCEIKVHPTDNTRMELIIAGEQHFYMKAVNAAERQRWLVALGSSKACLTDTRTKKEKEISETNESLKTKMSELRLYCDLLMQQVHTIQEFVHHDESRSSPSIENMNEASSLLSATCNTFITTLEECVKIANAKFKPEMFQLPHPDPLVSPVSPSPIQMMKRSISHPGTYSSGSSNATKEPISSLHRLSQRRRRTYSDTESYNDIPLEDTERPAHCSRSALNGHLAPSTIPEENRSVSKKRPELEETLPSSSS is encoded by the exons ATGGCAGTATGTGAAATTAAAG TTCATCCAACAGACAACACAAGAATGGAGTTAATCATCGCAGGGGAACAGCATTTTTATATGAAAGCAGTTAATGCAGCTGAGAGGCAGAGATGGCTGGTAGCACTGGGTAGTTCTAAAGCCTGTTTGACAGACAccagaacaaaaaaagaaaaag aaATTAGTGAAACCAATGAATCTCTTAAAACCAAAATGTCCGAACTTCGCCTCTACTGTGATCTCTTAATGCAGCAAGTTCATACAATACAAGAATTTGTTCACCATGATGAGAGTCGCTCATCTCCCAGCATTGAG AACATGAATGAAGCCTCCTCCTTGCTCAGTGCCACATGTAACACATTTATTACAACACTTGAAGAATGTGTGAAGATAGCTAATGCCAAGTTTAAGCCAGAGATGTTTCAACTGCCTCATCCTGATCCCTTAGTTTCTCCTGTGTCACCTTCACCTATTCAAATG ATGAAACGCTCCATTAGCCATCCTGGTACATACAGTTCAGGGAG TAGTAACGCCACAAAAGAACCAATTTCTTCACTCCACCGGTTATCCCAACGACGCAGAAGAACATACTCCGATACAGAATCCTATAATGATATTCCTCTTGAAGATACAGAGA GACCTGCTCACTGTTCCAGAAGTGCTCTCAATGGACACTTGGCACCATCAACCATTCCTGAAGAAAACAGATCAGTTTCAAAGAAAAGACCTGAATTGGAAGAGACTCTTCCATCCTCTTCTTCCTGA